The genomic stretch AAACTGTCTGACGGTAATCCCTGTACAGATTTCATGGTTGCCAGTCAGATATGTCCTCATCCAGCGTCTTGCCGCCGCGCCGTGCCATGGTGACCTGTTGCATCAGTAATCCGAGCACATCGCGCACACCGGCCTGTGTCACGCCGGAGACCACATGCACTCTCTGACCTGATATATCGGTCAGTTTCTGGCACTGCGTCTCCAGCTGGTCCGGTGGAATTGAGTCAGCCTTGTTCAGGATGACCAATTCATCCTTGGCAGCCAGAAGCTGGCTATACGCCTCCAGTTCCCGGCGGATAATCTGATACGCCCCAGCAACATCATCCTGAGTGCCATCAACCACGTGAAGGAGGGCTGCACAGCGTTCTACATGGCCCAAAAAACGGTCTCCGATTCCATGCCCCTCATGCGCCCCCTCTATCAGGCCTGGAATATCCGCCATGACGAAACTTTGCCCCGGACCCAGGCGCACGACGCCAAGATTGGGATGAAGGGTCGTAAACGGATAATCAGCAATTTTGGGCTTTGCAGCAGAAACAGCAGAAAGGAAAGTGGATTTGCCTGCATTGGGCAGGCCGACAATACCAATATCCGCAATCAACTTCAGCCGCAACCATATCGTTCGCTCCTCACCAGTCTGGCCGGGATTTGCATGGCGCGGCGCCTGTGATGTGGAGGATTTGAAGCGAGCATTCCCAAAACCGCCGTTACCGCCCTTGGCCAGCAAGGCCTGTTGACCCGGTTCCGTCAAGTCAGCAATCAGTGTTTCTTCATCTTCCTCATAGATCTCGGTACCAACAGGCACCTTGATGATGACATCCCCGCCATCAGCACCCGTACGGTTGCGCCCCATGCCATGCACGCCAGTTTGGGACTTGAAATGCTGCTGATAGCGATAGTCAATCAGTGTGTTGAGATTCTCAACAGCCTCGGCAAACACGTGCCCACCGCGGCCACCATCTCCCCCATCAGGCCCGCCGAACTCAACAAATTTTTCACGGCGGAAGGATACGCATCCCGCGCCCCCGTTACCACTGCGGATAAATATTCTGGCACGGTCGAGAAATTTCATGACGGCATTCCTTCTGC from Parvularcula sp. IMCC14364 encodes the following:
- the obgE gene encoding GTPase ObgE, producing MKFLDRARIFIRSGNGGAGCVSFRREKFVEFGGPDGGDGGRGGHVFAEAVENLNTLIDYRYQQHFKSQTGVHGMGRNRTGADGGDVIIKVPVGTEIYEEDEETLIADLTEPGQQALLAKGGNGGFGNARFKSSTSQAPRHANPGQTGEERTIWLRLKLIADIGIVGLPNAGKSTFLSAVSAAKPKIADYPFTTLHPNLGVVRLGPGQSFVMADIPGLIEGAHEGHGIGDRFLGHVERCAALLHVVDGTQDDVAGAYQIIRRELEAYSQLLAAKDELVILNKADSIPPDQLETQCQKLTDISGQRVHVVSGVTQAGVRDVLGLLMQQVTMARRGGKTLDEDISDWQP